One window of the Manihot esculenta cultivar AM560-2 chromosome 14, M.esculenta_v8, whole genome shotgun sequence genome contains the following:
- the LOC110600255 gene encoding beta-glucosidase 12, whose translation MAIQTYLCFSFLLITTICSSEAITTISNYDTSLLNRSSFPAGFLFGTASSAYQYEGAAKKGGRGPSIWDTYAHMYPDRIKDGSNGDVAIDSYHRYKEDVGIMKEMGLDAYRFSISWSRILPKGNLKGGMNREGIKYYNNLINELLTRGIQPFITLFHWDLPQALQDEYGGFLSPKIVNDFKDYAEICFKNFGDRVKHWITLNEPWGFSNGGYITGIFAPGRCSSWQQLNCTGGDSATEPYIVAHNLLLAHAAAVNSYKTKFQATQKGKIGITLVTHWFVPFANVKHDRDAAKRALDFMFGWFMDPLINGDYPHTLKSLVGNRLPKFSEEQSKLVRGSIDFLGLNYYTANYAAHAPSSNAIQLSYLTDARAKLSTYRNGIPIGPQAASDWLHVYPRGIKDILLYTKKKYKNPLIYITENGVDEYNNDKLTLEEALKDTMRVDFYFRHLSFLKTAIKEGVNVKGYFAWSLLDNYEWEMGYSVRFGINYVDYQDGLKRHPKLSARWFKKFLKR comes from the exons ATGGCAATTCAAACCTATTTGTGTTTCAGCTTCCTACTCATCACTACTATTTGTAGTAGCGAAGCTATTACAACCATCTCCAACTACGACACTTCTTTACTTAATCGCAGCAGTTTCCCTGCAGGTTTCCTTTTTGGCACCGCATCATCAGCTTACCAG TATGAAGGTGCAGCAAAGAAAGGTGGCAGAGGACCAAGCATATGGGATACTTACGCTCACATGTATCCAG ATAGGATAAAGGATGGCAGCAATGGGGATGTGGCCATCGATTCATATCATCGTTACAAG GAAGATGTGGGGATTATGAAAGAGATGGGCTTAGATGCTTATAGATTTTCAATCTCATGGTCTAGAATATTACCAA AAGGGAATCTAAAGGGAGGCATGAATAGAGAAGGAATCAAATACTACAACAACCTTATCAATGAGCTTTTAACTAGAG GGATTCAACCCTTTATAACTCTCTTCCATTGGGATCTCCCTCAAGCCTTGCAAGATGAGTATGGTGGTTTTCTCAGTCCTAAGATTGT GAATGATTTTAAAGATTATGCGGAAATATGCTTCAAAAATTTTGGAGATAGAGTAAAGCATTGGATCACTCTAAACGAACCATGGGGCTTTAGCAATGGTGGTTATATCACCGGTATTTTTGCACCAGGTCGATGTTCAAGCTGGCAACAATTGAATTGTACTGGTGGAGATTCTGCTACAGAGCCTTATATTGTAGCCCACAACCTGCTTCTTGCTCATGCCGCTGCTGTAAACTCCTACAAAACCAAGTTTCAG GCAACCCAAAAGGGAAAGATAGGGATTACACTAGTAACTCACTGGTTTGTGCCCTTTGCCAATGTCAAGCATGATCGTGATGCTGCAAAACGAGCCCTCGATTTTATGTTTGGATG GTTTATGGACCCATTGATAAATGGTGACTATCCACACACGTTAAAATCTCTAGTCGGGAATCGATTACCCAAATTTTCAGAGGAGCAATCAAAGTTGGTGAGAGGGTCAATCGATTTTCTTGGATTGAATTATTATACTGCTAATTATGCAGCCCATGCCCCTTCCTCTAATGCCATTCAACTTAGCTATTTGACTGACGCTCGTGCGAAACTTTCCA CTTATCGTAATGGAATTCCTATTGGTCCTCAG GCAGCTTCTGATTGGCTTCATGTTTATCCAAGAGgaattaaagatattttactCTATACAAAAAAGAAGTACAAGAATCCACTTATTTACATCACTGAAAATG GTGTTGATGAGTATAACAATGACAAACTAACCCTGGAGGAAGCACTCAAGGACACTATGAGGGTTGATTTCTACTTCCgccatctttctttccttaaaaCAGCAATCAA AGAAGGTGTGAATGTGAAGGGATACTTTGCATGGTCATTATTGGACAATTATGAATGGGAAATGGGTTACAGTGTGCGGTTTGGAATTAATTATGTGGATTACCAAGATGGACTAAAAAGACATCCTAAACTTTCAGCTCGATGGTTCAAGAAATTTCTCAAGAGATAG
- the LOC110631315 gene encoding G-type lectin S-receptor-like serine/threonine-protein kinase LECRK3 → MPSVSRVPPIAYPTSIIVGYRLVSEKILVSVMAFLPPFFICFLFPLLLAQPFSATVQTYQNISLGSSLTAMNDDTSWPSPSGEFAFGFQKIENGCFLLAIWFDMIPEKTIIWSANRNNPVKRGSKVTLTGDGRLVLNDRTSKFIWEADTAGRRPHFAAMLDNGNLVLANYDSNNLWESFSYPTDTLLPTQSLSQGSKLIARYSSKDYSTGRFVLELHSDGNLKLCTTAFPLDYADSVYWSSNTDGSGFRMIFNQSGEIYLEAKNKSILVMFSQNVPSTQDFYHRAILELDGVFRHYVYPKQPSLHDSVWPMKWSPVSFSPPNICLQLTENTGSGACGLNSYCILGDDHRSNCKCPPGYTFLDQDDVMKGCKQDFVSQNCEEASQAEDLFYLEAKENTDWPTSDYEHFMMVSEDWCRKACLSDCFCAVAIFRNGECWKKRIPLSNGRADSSVGGKALIKVRRDNSSFQPDSSRNGHRSALLIIVSLLFSSSVSLNFLQLLGAFLAVFCFGYGKTKKIQSETTMQGINLQSFTYSELEKATDKFKEEIGRGGFATVYKGLLAFDNGTVVAVKNLDTMMRENKKEFETEVRAIGRTNHKNLVQLIGLCNEGEHRLLVYEFVSNGNLANFLFGNSRPSWYKRMKIAFGIARGLFYLHEECSTQIIHCDIKPQNILLDDSFTARISDFGLAKLLKAEQTRTSTAIRGTKGYVAPEWFKNLPVTVKVDVYSFGILLLELISCRKNFEPEVEDENQMILADWSCDCYKEGEVELLIQNDEEAMQDIKRVEKFVMIAIWCIQEDPSLRPTMKKVTQMLEGAVEVSVPPDPSSFISSVGSFL, encoded by the coding sequence CGTTTGGTTTCCGAGAAAATTTTAGTTAGTGTCATGGCTTTTCTGCCACCATTTTTCATCTGCTTTTTGTTTCCCCTCCTGCTGGCACAGCCCTTTTCAGCCACTGTGCAGACCTACCAAAATATTTCCTTAGGCTCATCTCTCACTGCAATGAATGACGACACATCCTGGCCATCGCCATCTGGTGAATTTGCATTCGGTTTTCAGAAAATTGAAAATGGTTGCTTCTTACTAGCCATCTGGTTCGACATGATACCTGAAAAGACCATTATTTGGTCTGCCAACAGGAATAATCCAGTGAAGAGAGGCTCCAAAGTTACGCTTACTGGAGACGGCCGATTAGTGCTTAATGACCGAACTAGCAAATTCATATGGGAGGCTGATACTGCCGGCCGCAGACCCCATTTTGCAGCCATGCTCGACAATGGAAACTTGGTTCTTGCAAACTATGATTCAAACAATTTGTGGGAGAGCTTTAGCTATCCAACTGACACTCTATTGCCCACACAAAGTTTAAGCCAAGGCAGCAAACTCATTGCTCGTTACTCAAGCAAGGATTACTCGACTGGAAGATTTGTACTTGAATTACACTCTGATGGCAATCTCAAACTCTGTACCACAGCTTTTCCACTTGATTATGCTGATTCTGTCTATTGGTCATCGAATACAGATGGCAGTGGCTTTCGGATGATCTTCAACCAGTCTGGTGAAATTTACCTTGAAGCGAAAAACAAAAGCATACTTGTGATGTTCTCCCAAAATGTACCTTCAACTCAAGACTTCTATCATAGAGCCATTCTTGAATTGGATGGAGTTTTCAGGCATTATGTGTACCCGAAACAGCCGAGTCTTCATGACTCCGTGTGGCCTATGAAGTGGTCTCCTGTGTCATTCTCACCGCCAAACATCTGCTTGCAACTTACAGAAAATACAGGCAGTGGAGCTTGTGGATTGAACAGCTATTGCATTCTTGGAGATGATCACAGATCAAATTGCAAATGTCCACCAGGTTATACATTTTTGGATCAAGATGATGTCATGAAGGGATGCAAACAGGACTTTGTTTCACAGAATTGTGAAGAGGCATCACAAGCAGAGGATCTTTTTTATTTGGAAGCAAAGGAGAATACAGACTGGCCAACGTCTGATTATGAACACTTTATGATGGTAAGTGAGGATTGGTGCAGGAAGGCTTGCTTGAGTGATTGTTTTTGCGCTGTCGCCATTTTCAGAAATGGGGAATGTTGGAAGAAGAGAATTCCTTTATCAAATGGCAGGGCCGATTCCAGCGTTGGAGGGAAAGCGCTTATAAAAGTAAGGAGAGATAACTCAAGTTTTCAGCCTGATTCATCGAGAAACGGCCACCGCTCAGCTTTACTCATCATTGTCTCACTGTTATTTAGTAGTTCAGTGTCTCTTAACTTTCTGCAACTTCTAGGAGCTTTCTTGGCTGTGTTCTGCTTTGGTtatgggaaaacaaagaagatacAGTCAGAGACAACTATGCAAGGGATAAATCTGCAAAGTTTCACTTATAGTGAATTAGAAAAGGCCACAGACAAATTCAAGGAAGAAATTGGTAGGGGTGGTTTTGCAACAGTTTATAAAGGACTTCTAGCGTTTGACAATGGAACTGTTGTTGCAGTTAAGAATCTGGACACTATGATGAGAGAAAATAAGAAGGAATTTGAAACAGAAGTGAGGGCAATCGGCAGAACAAATCATAAGAATCTAGTGCAACTAATAGGATTATGCAATGAAGGAGAACATCGACTTCTGGTATATGAATTCGTAAGCAATGGCAATTTAGCAAATTTCCTATTTGGAAATTCAAGACCCAGTTGGTACAAAAGAATGAAAATTGCATTTGGGATTGCAAGAGGACTCTTCTACCTGCATGAAGAATGCAGCACTCAGATCATACACTGCGATATCAAACCTCAAAACATTCTTCTTGATGACTCATTTACTGCAAGAATTTCTGATTTTGGACTGGCCAAGCTTTTGAAGGCAGAGCAGACTAGAACTTCCACTGCAATTAGGGGAACCAAAGGTTATGTAGCCccggaatggttcaagaacctGCCTGTTACCGTCAAGGTTGATGTGTACAGTTTTGGAATTCTGCTGCTAGAGCTTATCAGCTGCAGGAAAAATTTTGAACCAGAGGTAGAGGATGAAAATCAGATGATACTGGCAGATTGGTCCTGTGATTGCTACAAGGAAGGGGAAGTGGAGCTGCTGATACAGAACGATGAGGAGGCAATGCAAGATATCAAGAGAGTGGAGAAGTTTGTGATGATTGCAATCTGGTGCATTCAGGAGGATCCATCACTAAGACCTACTATGAAGAAAGTCACGCAAATGCTTGAAGGAGCTGTGGAAGTTTCTGTTCCTCCAGATCCATCATCTTTTATTAGTTCAGTTGGATCCTTTTTGTGA
- the LOC110599703 gene encoding beta-glucosidase 12 produces the protein MAIGSCYLLRLLLVLGITISYSNGVSATTANYDTALLNRSSFPAGFLFGTASSSYQYEGGANEGGKGPSIWDTYTHRYPGKIKDGSNGDVAIDSYHRYKEDVGIMKEMGVDAYRFSISWSRLLPKGKLKGGLNTEGIKYYNNLINELVAKGIQPFVTLFHWDLPQALEDEYGGFLSSKIVDDFGDYAEICYKNFGDRVKHWITLNEPWSYSIGGYAIGGLAPGRCSSWQHLNCTGGDSATEPYIVGHNQLLAHAAAAKLYKMKYQTSQKGMIGITLVSHWFVPFSNAKNDQHAAKRALDFMFGWFMDPLINGDYPHTLRSLVGNRLPKFSEEQSKMVKGSIDFLGLNYYTANYAAYVPHSNAIQASYLSDSRANLSAERNGIPIGPKAASDWLHVYPRGIQDILLYIKRKYNNPLIYITENGIDELNNETLTLEEALIDNMRIDYYYYHLSFLEKAIKDGVNVKGYFAWSLLDNFEWTSGYTVRFGINYVDYKNGLKRHPKLSAGWFNKFLNK, from the exons atggcAATTGGAAGCTGTTATTTGTTAAGGCTCCTCTTAGTTCTTGGCATAACGATTAGTTATAGTAATGGTGTATCAGCCACTACAGCAAACTACGACACTGCTTTACTTAATCGGAGCAGTTTTCCGGCAGGTTTCCTGTTTGGGACAGCATCATCATCTTACCAG TATGAAGGTGGAGCAAATGAAGGTGGCAAAGGACCAAGCATATGGGACACTTACACTCACAGATATCCAG GTAAAATAAAGGATGGTAGCAATGGGGATGTAGCCATTGATTCATATCATCGTTACAAG GAAGATGTTGGGATCATGAAAGAGATGGGTGTAGATGCTTATAGATTTTCAATCTCATGGTCTAGATTATTGCCAA AAGGGAAGCTAAAGGGGGGCTTAAACACTGAAGGAATCAAATACTACAACAACCTCATCAATGAgctagtggccaaag GCATTCAACCCTTTGTAACTCTCTTCCACTGGGATCTTCCCCAAGCTTTGGAAGACGAATATGGTGGTTTTCTTAGTTCTAAAATTGT GGATGACTTTGGAGACTATGCGGAGATATGTTACAAAAATTTTGGAGATAGAGTGAAGCATTGGATTACATTAAATGAACCATGGAGTTATAGCATTGGAGGTTATGCTATCGGTGGTTTGGCACCGGGTAGATGTTCAAGTTGGCAACATCTAAATTGTACAGGAGGAGATTCTGCAACTGAGCCATATATAGTAGGCCATAATCAGCTTCTTGCTCATGCTGCTGCTGCTAAATTGTACAAAATGAAATATCAG ACAAGTCAAAAAGGAATGATAGGAATTACACTAGTGTCGCATTGGTTTGTGCCTTTTTCAAATGCCAAGAATGACCAACATGCTGCAAAACGAGCCCTTGATTTTATGTTTGGATG GTTTATGGACCCACTCATAAATGGTGACTATCCACACACGTTAAGATCTCTGGTTGGGAATCGATTGCCCAAATTTTCGGAGGAGCAATCAAAAATGGTGAAAGGGTCAATTGATTTTCTTGGATTGAATTATTATACTGCTAATTATGCAGCCTATGTCCCTCATTCTAATGCTATTCAAGCTAGCTATTTGAGTGATTCTCGTGCTAATCTTTCCG CCGAACGTAATGGAATTCCTATTGGTCCTAAG GCAGCTTCGGACTGGCTCCACGTCTATCCAAGAGGAATTCAAGATATTTTACTCTACATAAAAAGGAAATATAACAATCCACTTATTTATATAACTGAAAATG GCATCGATGAGTTGAATAATGAAACGTTAACGCTAGAGGAAGCACTCATCGACAATATGAGGatcgattattattattaccatctttctttccttgaaaAAGCAATCAA GGATGGTGTGAATGTGAAGGGATACTTTGCTTGGTCACTCTTAGATAACTTTGAATGGACTTCAGGCTATACTGTGCGTTTTGGCATCAATTATGTTGATTATAAAAATGGATTGAAAAGGCATCCCAAACTTTCAGCTGGGTGGTTCAACAAATTCCTCAACAAATAA
- the LOC110599705 gene encoding uncharacterized protein LOC110599705, producing the protein MGRGRGKGKKLNVSNHDDPGSGEEEKIPAQKRRGRPQKPLKDDIDEEEVEKVEEEDGENGKTGITSKETKIPIAAENGRKRKRYSQAKEKPDSVKEENGVATRSNTDDSTKSNGFRHNGSRRKNKPRRAAEAGVECK; encoded by the coding sequence ATGGGTAGAGGTAGAGGAAAGGGAAAGAAGTTGAATGTCAGCAACCATGATGATCCTGGAAGTGGTGAGGAAGAGAAAATTCCAGCACAGAAAAGAAGGGGAAGGCCTCAAAAACCACTGAAAGATgatattgatgaagaagaagttgAAAAGGTAGAGGAGGAAGATGGAGAGAATGGAAAAACGGGCATTACAAGCAAAGAGACGAAAATTCCAATAGCAGCAGAAAATGGAAGGAAGAGGAAGCGATACTCACAGGCGAAGGAGAAACCTGATTCAGTGAAGGAAGAAAATGGTGTAGCTACCAGATCAAATACTGATGACTCAACCAAATCTAATGGATTTCGACATAATGGAAGCAGACGGAAAAACAAGCCTCGGCGAGCTGCTGAGGCAGGTGTTGAATGCAAATGA